The Vitis riparia cultivar Riparia Gloire de Montpellier isolate 1030 chromosome 3, EGFV_Vit.rip_1.0, whole genome shotgun sequence genome includes a region encoding these proteins:
- the LOC117911461 gene encoding cyclin-dependent kinase inhibitor 7-like isoform X4, with translation MEDYMSECETIVGIAVMEVGHGGVRVRPVEASTTDASKRRRIASGELRTSPSSNVELRSNCCYVNSPPDSASPAQSENYVEQVLGDLCASSCADHAPESRCSSNEPGEVVRSSLRSADLEVKGFETENSTYSDGRETTPVSELHADSAEMESTAKTTAAKPRRKSTAGKMPSTVEIEEFFSAAEKYQQQRFAEKYNYDIVKDAPMEGRYQWVRLER, from the exons ATGGAGGACTACATGAGCGAATGCGAGACAATTGTGGGAATTGCAGTGATGGAGGTTGGTCATGGCGGCGTGAGGGTGAGGCCTGTGGAGGCTTCCACCACTGATGCGTCCAAGAGGAGGAGGATTGCTTCTGGGGAGCTGCGAACGTCGCCTTCGTCTAATGTTGAGCTGAGAAGCAACTGTTGCTACGTGAACTCGCCGCCGGATTCAGCGTCGCCGGCCCAGTCGGAGAATTATGTTGAGCAAGTTCTCGGTGATTTGTGCGCCAGCTCATGCGCCGATCACGCTCCGGAGTCTCGTTGTTCGAGCAACGAGCCCGGTGAGGTCGTGAGGAGCAGCTTGAGATCTGCAGATCTGGAG GTCAAGGGTTTCGAAACTGAAAACTCAACGTATAGCGACGGCAG AGAGACCACTCCAGTGAGCGAGCTCCACGCTGATTCAGCTGAGATGGAGTCTACGGCGAAGACTACAGCGGCCAAACCGCGGCGGAAATCTACGGCGGGAAAGATGCCGTCGACGGTTGAGATCGAAGAGTTCTTCTCCGCAGCGGAAAAGTACCAGCAACAGCGATTCGCAGAGAA GTACAACTACGATATCGTGAAGGATGCCCCCATGGAGGGCCGGTACCAGTGGGTTCGCTTGGAGCGATGA
- the LOC117911354 gene encoding uncharacterized protein LOC117911354, translated as MWRDGGKLYWVRKEEAVKVEGVVVIFAWASIQETHLKEFVDLYSSLGWNSLVCHAGFLNAFFPEKATSLAFVALNELVEELRIRPCPIVFAAFSGGPKACMYKVFQIIEGSCEAHLHVDDSRLVRNCISGYIYDSSPVDFTSDFGARFGLPPAILKMPGSTKLASWVAKGVASGLDALYLTRFEFQRTEYWRTLYSSVGLGAPFLILCSKHDDLAPYQIVCNFSHHLQDLGADVKLLKWNNSLHAGHYRQYPTEYKAAVTELLEKAASVHLQKIQLEGERAGMEGTQDEISELICNLQKAAVNSNQSLRRVAIEPSDHFFLPSSAEYQNGRDSGPSPDELKERSVPVPDPPRISAHSVLGQFLFDVCVPKNIEGWDIKFSGSLNGQPLASARRYSQYVSKCTRRSRL; from the exons ATGTGGCGCGATGGAGGCAAGCTCTACTGGGTCAGAAAGGAGGAGGCTGTCAAGGTTGAAGGAGTTGTCGTGATCTTCGCTTGGGCTTCGATTCAGGAGACCCACTTGAAGGAGTTTGTGGATCTCTACTCTTCTCTTGGATGGAATTCTCTTGTTTGTCACGCCGGTTTTCTCAACGC TTTCTTTCCTGAGAAGGCCACCTCGCTAGCATTTGTTGCTCTCAACGAGCTTGTTGAG GAGCTGAGGATTAGACCATGTCCTATAGTCTTTGCAGCCTTTTCTGGTGGTCCAAAAGCTTGCATGTACAAGGTTTTTCAG ATTATTGAAGGATCATGCGAAGCACACCTTCACGTG gatgataGTCGATTGGTCAGAAATTGCATTTCTGGATACATCTATGATTCTAGTCCAGTAGATTTTACAAGTGATTTTGGTGCTCGATTTGGTCTGCCCCCCGCCATTCTCAAAATGCCTGGTTCAACAAAACTAGCATCTTGGGTGGCAAAAGGTGTTGCTTCTGGTCTGGATGCTCTATATCTCACTAGGTTTGAGTTCCAACGTACTGAGTACTGGAGGACACTATACTCTTCAGTT GGTTTGGGAGCTCCTTTTCTCATTTTATGCTCCAAACATGATGATCTTGCTCCATATCAGATTGTTTGCAATTTTTCTCACCATTTACAAGATCTTGGGGCTGATGTTAAACTTTTGAAATGGAATAACTCCCTTCATGCAG GTCATTACAGGCAATATCCAACTGAATACAAGGCTGCTGTGACTGAGCTCCTCGAGAAGGCAGCTTCAGTCCATCTCCAAAAAATCCAACTTGAAGGAGAAAGAGCAGGCATGGAGGGTACACAGGATGAGATATCTGAGTTGATATGCAACCTCCAGAAAGCAGCAGTGAACTCGAACCAGAGCCTAAGAAGAGTAGCAATCGAGCCGAGTGACCACTTCTTCTTGCCAAGTTCAGCAGAGTATCAAAATGGTAGAGACTCTGGACCCTCACCTGATGAGCTGAAAGAAAGATCAGTCCCTGTGCCTGACCCCCCACGCATCAGTGCACATAGTGTTCTTGGGCAGTTCCTCTTTGATGTTTGTGTCCCTAAAAACATTGAAGGTTGGGATATTAAATTTTCTGGCTCTTTGAATGGGCAGCCGCTTGCTTCTGCTCGTAGGTATTCTCAGTATGTAAGCAAATGCACTCGTCGCTCAAGATTGTAG
- the LOC117911461 gene encoding cyclin-dependent kinase inhibitor 7-like isoform X2: protein MEDYMSECETIVGIAVMEVGHGGVRVRPVEASTTDASKRRRIASGELRTSPSSNVELRSNCCYVNSPPDSASPAQSENYVEQVLGDLCASSCADHAPESRCSSNEPGEVVRSSLRSADLEVKGFETENSTYSDGRFRETTPVSELHADSAEMESTAKTTAAKPRRKSTAGKMPSTVEIEEFFSAAEKYQQQRFAEKYNYDIVKDAPMEGRYQWVRLER, encoded by the exons ATGGAGGACTACATGAGCGAATGCGAGACAATTGTGGGAATTGCAGTGATGGAGGTTGGTCATGGCGGCGTGAGGGTGAGGCCTGTGGAGGCTTCCACCACTGATGCGTCCAAGAGGAGGAGGATTGCTTCTGGGGAGCTGCGAACGTCGCCTTCGTCTAATGTTGAGCTGAGAAGCAACTGTTGCTACGTGAACTCGCCGCCGGATTCAGCGTCGCCGGCCCAGTCGGAGAATTATGTTGAGCAAGTTCTCGGTGATTTGTGCGCCAGCTCATGCGCCGATCACGCTCCGGAGTCTCGTTGTTCGAGCAACGAGCCCGGTGAGGTCGTGAGGAGCAGCTTGAGATCTGCAGATCTGGAG GTCAAGGGTTTCGAAACTGAAAACTCAACGTATAGCGACGGCAGGTTCag AGAGACCACTCCAGTGAGCGAGCTCCACGCTGATTCAGCTGAGATGGAGTCTACGGCGAAGACTACAGCGGCCAAACCGCGGCGGAAATCTACGGCGGGAAAGATGCCGTCGACGGTTGAGATCGAAGAGTTCTTCTCCGCAGCGGAAAAGTACCAGCAACAGCGATTCGCAGAGAA GTACAACTACGATATCGTGAAGGATGCCCCCATGGAGGGCCGGTACCAGTGGGTTCGCTTGGAGCGATGA
- the LOC117911461 gene encoding cyclin-dependent kinase inhibitor 7-like isoform X1 yields the protein MEDYMSECETIVGIAVMEVGHGGVRVRPVEASTTDASKRRRIASGELRTSPSSNVELRSNCCYVNSPPDSASPAQSENYVEQVLGDLCASSCADHAPESRCSSNEPGEVVRSSLRSADLEVKGFETENSTYSDGRFSRETTPVSELHADSAEMESTAKTTAAKPRRKSTAGKMPSTVEIEEFFSAAEKYQQQRFAEKYNYDIVKDAPMEGRYQWVRLER from the exons ATGGAGGACTACATGAGCGAATGCGAGACAATTGTGGGAATTGCAGTGATGGAGGTTGGTCATGGCGGCGTGAGGGTGAGGCCTGTGGAGGCTTCCACCACTGATGCGTCCAAGAGGAGGAGGATTGCTTCTGGGGAGCTGCGAACGTCGCCTTCGTCTAATGTTGAGCTGAGAAGCAACTGTTGCTACGTGAACTCGCCGCCGGATTCAGCGTCGCCGGCCCAGTCGGAGAATTATGTTGAGCAAGTTCTCGGTGATTTGTGCGCCAGCTCATGCGCCGATCACGCTCCGGAGTCTCGTTGTTCGAGCAACGAGCCCGGTGAGGTCGTGAGGAGCAGCTTGAGATCTGCAGATCTGGAG GTCAAGGGTTTCGAAACTGAAAACTCAACGTATAGCGACGGCAGGTTCag TAGAGAGACCACTCCAGTGAGCGAGCTCCACGCTGATTCAGCTGAGATGGAGTCTACGGCGAAGACTACAGCGGCCAAACCGCGGCGGAAATCTACGGCGGGAAAGATGCCGTCGACGGTTGAGATCGAAGAGTTCTTCTCCGCAGCGGAAAAGTACCAGCAACAGCGATTCGCAGAGAA GTACAACTACGATATCGTGAAGGATGCCCCCATGGAGGGCCGGTACCAGTGGGTTCGCTTGGAGCGATGA
- the LOC117911461 gene encoding cyclin-dependent kinase inhibitor 7-like isoform X3, translating into MEDYMSECETIVGIAVMEVGHGGVRVRPVEASTTDASKRRRIASGELRTSPSSNVELRSNCCYVNSPPDSASPAQSENYVEQVLGDLCASSCADHAPESRCSSNEPGEVVRSSLRSADLEVKGFETENSTYSDGSRETTPVSELHADSAEMESTAKTTAAKPRRKSTAGKMPSTVEIEEFFSAAEKYQQQRFAEKYNYDIVKDAPMEGRYQWVRLER; encoded by the exons ATGGAGGACTACATGAGCGAATGCGAGACAATTGTGGGAATTGCAGTGATGGAGGTTGGTCATGGCGGCGTGAGGGTGAGGCCTGTGGAGGCTTCCACCACTGATGCGTCCAAGAGGAGGAGGATTGCTTCTGGGGAGCTGCGAACGTCGCCTTCGTCTAATGTTGAGCTGAGAAGCAACTGTTGCTACGTGAACTCGCCGCCGGATTCAGCGTCGCCGGCCCAGTCGGAGAATTATGTTGAGCAAGTTCTCGGTGATTTGTGCGCCAGCTCATGCGCCGATCACGCTCCGGAGTCTCGTTGTTCGAGCAACGAGCCCGGTGAGGTCGTGAGGAGCAGCTTGAGATCTGCAGATCTGGAG GTCAAGGGTTTCGAAACTGAAAACTCAACGTATAGCGACGGCAG TAGAGAGACCACTCCAGTGAGCGAGCTCCACGCTGATTCAGCTGAGATGGAGTCTACGGCGAAGACTACAGCGGCCAAACCGCGGCGGAAATCTACGGCGGGAAAGATGCCGTCGACGGTTGAGATCGAAGAGTTCTTCTCCGCAGCGGAAAAGTACCAGCAACAGCGATTCGCAGAGAA GTACAACTACGATATCGTGAAGGATGCCCCCATGGAGGGCCGGTACCAGTGGGTTCGCTTGGAGCGATGA